Proteins found in one Acidobacteriota bacterium genomic segment:
- a CDS encoding beta-ketoacyl-ACP synthase II (FabF; beta-ketoacyl-ACP synthase II, KASII; catalyzes a condensation reaction in fatty acid biosynthesis: addition of an acyl acceptor of two carbons from malonyl-ACP; required for the elongation of short-chain unsaturated acyl-ACP): MSERVVITGAGFVSALGGDRAATWAALDAGRSGAAPVAGFDARGFACRRAAQAAAPDA, translated from the coding sequence ATGAGTGAACGCGTGGTCATCACCGGCGCCGGGTTCGTCTCCGCCCTGGGCGGCGATCGCGCCGCCACCTGGGCCGCGCTGGACGCGGGCCGCTCGGGGGCGGCGCCTGTGGCCGGCTTCGACGCCCGCGGCTTCGCCTGCCGCCGCGCCGCCCAGGCCGCGGCTCCCGACGCGG